In Cololabis saira isolate AMF1-May2022 chromosome 1, fColSai1.1, whole genome shotgun sequence, the following proteins share a genomic window:
- the c1h17orf67 gene encoding uncharacterized protein C17orf67 homolog, which translates to MLGQETGRKKMKKLLVFLLCVVVLTVWTDANPVVKEKFAKQLLRSKRQDRPMKAGYPDEPMREHMLHMQALDQRARETNMENWMNPHCPPRCDRNYGHPV; encoded by the exons ATGCTGGGGCAGGAGACTGGAAGAAAGAAGATGAAGAAGCTGTTGGTGTTTTTGCTTTGCGTAGTCGTGCTCACCGTCTGGACAG ATGCAAACCCAGTCGTCAAGGAAAAGTTTGCTAAGCAGCTGCTGCGCAGCAAGAGGCAGGACCGCCCGATGAAGGCTGGATACCCCGACGAGCCCATGAGG GAGCACATGCTGCACATGCAGGCCCTGGACCAGCGGGCCCGGGAGACCAACATGGAGAACTGGATGAACCCTCACTGCCCCCCGCGCTGCGACAGGAACTACGGACACCCGGTCTGA